Proteins encoded in a region of the Haloglomus salinum genome:
- a CDS encoding Sec-independent protein translocase subunit TatA/TatB, whose amino-acid sequence MLDTFVPLFGGLPGGPELIVILLIIVLLFGAQKLPKLARSTGEAMGEFQKGREEVEQELQEMREGQENEGVTQAQDATTGAEETENDTVIGEAESDTETDTETN is encoded by the coding sequence ATGCTCGACACATTCGTACCGCTGTTCGGCGGGCTGCCTGGTGGGCCGGAACTCATCGTCATCCTGCTGATAATCGTGCTGCTGTTCGGTGCGCAGAAGCTCCCGAAGCTGGCGCGCTCGACGGGGGAGGCGATGGGTGAGTTCCAGAAGGGCCGCGAGGAGGTCGAACAGGAACTCCAGGAGATGCGCGAGGGCCAGGAGAACGAGGGAGTCACTCAGGCCCAGGACGCCACCACGGGCGCCGAGGAGACCGAGAACGACACGGTCATCGGCGAAGCCGAGTCCGATACCGAGACCGATACCGAGACGAACTGA
- the tatA gene encoding twin-arginine translocase TatA/TatE family subunit, whose amino-acid sequence MLEPLPLFVGGLPGGPELLVILLIVVLLFGAQKLPKLARSTGEAMGEFQKGREEVEQELQEMQEGAATETTETAATPTETHTTE is encoded by the coding sequence ATGCTCGAACCACTGCCCCTGTTCGTCGGTGGACTCCCCGGCGGACCGGAACTGCTCGTCATCCTGCTCATCGTTGTGCTGCTGTTCGGTGCGCAGAAGCTCCCGAAGCTGGCGCGCTCGACGGGGGAGGCGATGGGTGAGTTCCAGAAGGGTCGTGAGGAGGTCGAACAGGAACTCCAGGAGATGCAGGAGGGTGCTGCCACCGAGACGACCGAGACAGCCGCCACACCTACCGAGACGCACACCACGGAGTGA
- a CDS encoding PQQ-binding-like beta-propeller repeat protein produces the protein MTDRRVTPSRRGFLRLGAGAAAATGLAGCTTLADPASSDFARAAATQFRGGLRRRGFHTDATVPDDVEVAWSHPVNTGDHTAAKASFVRVPAAEVRSATGNESASDRLVVPGDDGTLRAFTPDGELVWAAAIEHATRGIHGTPAVAEGLVYIGGYDGALYAFDLGSGERVWRRKLGDAIGSSPAYHEGDVYIAVEYYTPSGGVFGVDADTGGGKWGDRRVTDHPHSTIAIDRDVGRLVVGSNDGYLYAWSYPEREFQWRFETGDAIKGPVAAYDGAAFFGSWDRNVYRVDLADGTEEWAFETNGMVMSGPAIDVGRGVCFIGSHDGNLYALDAGSGAELWRYSTGGRIVGCPATTVDRVVVGSKDRSVYALDTSDGTEVWELELDGWVTSAPLLTEDGIYVTERAPEGADGPPGHAYALRPP, from the coding sequence ATGACCGACCGACGGGTCACGCCCTCCCGCCGTGGATTCCTCCGGCTCGGGGCTGGTGCGGCAGCGGCTACCGGTCTCGCCGGCTGTACCACGCTCGCCGACCCCGCCAGCTCCGACTTCGCCCGGGCCGCGGCGACGCAGTTCCGTGGCGGCCTCCGGCGCCGTGGGTTCCACACCGACGCAACCGTCCCCGACGATGTCGAGGTGGCGTGGTCCCACCCAGTCAACACGGGCGACCACACCGCCGCGAAGGCGAGCTTCGTCCGGGTCCCTGCCGCCGAGGTTCGGAGCGCGACGGGCAACGAGAGCGCGAGCGACCGCCTCGTCGTCCCGGGCGACGACGGGACGCTGCGGGCGTTCACGCCCGACGGCGAGCTGGTATGGGCCGCCGCAATCGAACACGCCACGCGTGGCATCCATGGGACGCCTGCCGTCGCCGAGGGCCTCGTCTACATCGGCGGGTACGACGGCGCGCTGTACGCGTTCGACCTCGGGAGCGGCGAGCGGGTGTGGCGCCGGAAGCTCGGCGACGCCATCGGCTCCTCGCCGGCCTACCACGAGGGCGATGTCTACATCGCCGTGGAGTACTACACCCCCAGCGGCGGCGTCTTCGGCGTCGACGCCGATACCGGCGGGGGGAAGTGGGGTGACCGCCGGGTGACCGACCACCCGCACTCGACCATCGCCATCGACCGGGACGTCGGCCGGCTCGTCGTCGGGTCCAACGACGGTTACCTGTACGCGTGGAGCTACCCGGAGCGGGAGTTCCAGTGGCGCTTCGAGACGGGGGACGCCATCAAGGGGCCCGTCGCCGCCTACGACGGGGCCGCCTTCTTCGGCTCGTGGGACCGGAACGTCTACCGCGTCGACCTCGCGGACGGCACGGAAGAGTGGGCGTTCGAGACGAACGGCATGGTGATGAGCGGCCCCGCCATCGACGTGGGTCGTGGTGTCTGTTTCATCGGAAGTCACGACGGTAATCTGTACGCGCTCGACGCCGGCAGTGGGGCCGAGCTGTGGCGCTACAGCACCGGCGGCCGCATCGTCGGCTGCCCCGCGACCACCGTGGACCGCGTCGTCGTCGGGTCGAAGGACCGCTCGGTCTACGCCCTCGACACCAGCGACGGGACGGAGGTGTGGGAACTGGAACTCGACGGCTGGGTCACCAGCGCGCCGCTCCTGACCGAGGACGGTATCTACGTCACCGAACGCGCGCCGGAGGGTGCCGACGGGCCGCCCGGCCACGCCTACGCACTGCGGCCGCCCTGA